The proteins below come from a single Canis aureus isolate CA01 chromosome 14, VMU_Caureus_v.1.0, whole genome shotgun sequence genomic window:
- the HGH1 gene encoding protein HGH1 homolog, whose protein sequence is MGEARGGAGAGASGGGLSPSAPRMPEAGAEAEVATLLPFLAPGARADLRAEAVRHVLALTGSGPGRALLAGQALLLRALVELAAAPAPAPARDAARALVNLAAEPGLHEPLLEAEPALPARLLGRALDPEWPWAEEAAAVLANLSREPAPCAALMAALAAAGPGGSGLERLVRALCTPGYNARAPLHYLGPVLSNLSQRPAARAFLLDPDRCVVQRLLPLTQFPDSSVRRGGVVGTLRNCCFEHRHHEWLLGPKVDILPFLLLPLAGPEDFSEEEMERLPVDLQYLPPDKQREPDADIRKMLIEAIMLLTATVFGRQQVRNQGAYLILRELHSWEPEPDVQVACEKLIQVLIGDEPEQGMDNLLEVQVPEDVERQLQRLDQQEQEQHSRKHPEELAPEPQAQGAAPT, encoded by the exons ATGGGGGAGGCccgggggggcgcgggcgcgggcgcgtcGGGGGGCGGGCTGTCTCCCTCAGCGCCGCGGATGCCGGAGGCCGGCGCGGAGGCGGAGGTGGCGACGCTGCTGCCCTTCCTGGCGCCCGGGGCCCGGGCGGACCTGCGGGCCGAGGCGGTGCGGCACGTGCTGGCGCTGACGGGCTCCGGGCCCGGGCGGGCGCTGCTGGCCGGCCAGGCGCTGCTGCTGCGGGCGCTGGTGGAGCtggcggcggccccggccccggcccccgcccgcgaCGCCGCTCGCGCGCTCGTCAACCTGGCCGCGGAGCCTGGGCTGCACGAGCCGCTGCTGGAGGCTGAGCCCGCGCTGCCCGCCCGCCTGCTCGGCCGCGCCCTGGACCCAGAGTGGCCCTGGGCGGAGGAGGCGGCCGCCGTGCTCGCCAACCTCAGCCGCGAGCCGGCGCCGTGTGCCGCGCTGATGGCCGCGCTGGcggccgcggggccggggggctCGGGCCTGGAGCGGCTGGTACGCGCGCTCTGCACGCCCGGCTACAACGCCCGGGCGCCCCTGCACTACCTGGGGCCGGTGCTCTCCAACCTCAGCCAACGCCCCGCCGCGCGGGCCTTCCTGCTGGACCCCGACAG GTGCGTGGTCCAGCGGCTGCTGCCCCTCACCCAGTTCCCAGACTCCTCGGTGCGCAGGGGCGGGGTGGTGGGGACCCTGCGAAACTGCTGCTTCGAGCATC GACACCACGAGTGGTTACTTGGGCCCAAAGTGGACATTCTCCCCTTCTTGCTGCTGCCACTGGCTGGGCCTGAGGACTTCTCTGAGGAGGAGATGGAGC GGCTGCCTGTTGACCTGCAGTACCTGCCGCCAGACAAGCAGCGGGAGCCTGATGCTGACATTCGAAAGATGCTCATTGAGGCCATCATGCTG CTGACAGCCACAGTGTTTGGTCGGCAGCAGGTGAGGAACCAGGGAGCCTATCTGATCCTGCGTGAGCTGCAcagctgggagccagagcccgACGTGCAGGTGGCTTGTGAGAAGCTCATTCAG GTGCTCATTGGGGATGAGCCAGAGCAGGGCATGGATAACCTGCTGGAGGTACAGGTGCCTGAGGATGTGGAGCGGCAGCTGCAGCGGCTCGaccagcaggagcaggagcagcacaGCCGGAAGCACCCAGAGGAACTGGCCCCAGAGCCACAAGCACAGGGGGCAGCGCCCACCTGA
- the LOC144283499 gene encoding testis-specific serine/threonine-protein kinase 5-like isoform X1: MKGSARRKLDQLNFMEQVRECRDNGYLLSSRKIGSGAFSKVYLAYATHERLRHNPKLASDLRGKRHAMVAIKIISTAEAPVEFSQKFLPREISSLNATYKHLNVVQLYETYQNSRRSYLVLELAARGDLLEHINSVSDHRCRPGLEEDEARGLFWQLVSAVAHCHSSGIVHRDLKCENILLDDRGLLKLSDFGFANRSGLKNSLLSTFCGSVAYTAPEILMSKKYNGEQADLWSLGIILYAMVTGKLPFKERQPHRMLHLMRQGPTFRPGMSPECQDLIRGLLQLRPWARLDLQQVAAHCWMLPIAHALFCTMLSSPPEKPAKSQLPAALDHMEPGRDSQPPRLLQRLQRPQHRGPHHESASGPMPERPDAVPTRGAGSAQLGLQSTVAASVGVGASW; this comes from the exons ATGAAGGGCAGTGCCAGGCGAAAGCTGGACCAGCTAAACTTCATGGAGCAGGTGCGCGAGTGCAGGGACAACGGCTACCTGCTGTCTTCCAGGAAGATCGGCTCTGGGGCTTTCTCCAAAGTCTACCTGGCCTACGCCACACACGAGCGCCTGCGGCATAACCCCAAGCTGGCCTCCGACCTGCGGGGCAAGCGCCATGCCATG GTGGCTATCAAGATTATCTCCACTGCCGAGGCCCCCGTGGAATTCTCCCAAAAGTTCCTGCCCCGTGAAATATCATCACTCAATGCCACCTACAAGCACCTGAACGTG GTGCAACTCTATGAGACCTACCAGAACAGCCGGCGCTCCTACTTGGTGCTGGAGTTGGCAGCCCGCGGTGACCTGCTGGAACACATCAACTCAGTGTCCGACCACCGCTGCCGCCCGGGGCTGGAAGAGGACGAGGCCCGCGGGCTGTTCTGGCAGCTGGTCAGCGCTGTGGCCCACTGCCACAGCTCTGGCATCGTGCACCG GGATCTAAAGTGTGAGAATATCCTGCTGGATGACCGAGGCCTCTTAAAGCTGAGCG ACTTTGGCTTCGCCAACCGGTCAGGCCTCAAGAACTCGCTGCTGAGCACCTTCTGTGGCTCCGTGGCCTACACAGCCCCTGAGATCCTCATGAGCAAGAAGTACAACGGGGAGCAGGCCGACCTGTGGAGCCT GGGCATCATCCTTTATGCCATGGTCACTGGGAAGCTGCCCTTCAAGGAGCGCCAGCCCCACCGCATGCTGCACCTGATGCGCCAGGGCCCCACCTTCAGGCCAGGCATGTCCCCAG AATGCCAGGACCTGATCCGGGGTCTGCTGCAGCTACGCCCGTGGGCACGCCTGGACCTGCAGCAGGTGGCTGCTCACTGCTGGATGCTGCCCATTGCGCACGCACTCTTCTGCACCATGCTCAGCTCACCACCAG AGAAGCCAGCCAAGTCCCAGCTGCCAGCAGCCCTTGACCACATGGAGCCTGGCAGAGACTCACAGCCTCCGAGGCTGCTCCAGCGACTCCAGCGTCCCCAGCACAGGGGACCTCACCACGAGAGTGCTTCTGGCCCAATGCCCGAGCGCCCAGACGCAGTCCCAACAAGAGGTGCAGGGTCTGCCCAGCTGGGGCTCCAGAGCACGGTGGCAGCCAGTGTGGGGGTGGGTGCCTCCTGGTAG
- the LOC144283499 gene encoding testis-specific serine/threonine-protein kinase 5-like isoform X2 — protein MKGSARRKLDQLNFMEQVRECRDNGYLLSSRKIGSGAFSKVYLAYATHERLRHNPKLASDLRGKRHAMVAIKIISTAEAPVEFSQKFLPREISSLNATYKHLNVVQLYETYQNSRRSYLVLELAARGDLLEHINSVSDHRCRPGLEEDEARGLFWQLVSAVAHCHSSGIVHRDLKCENILLDDRGLLKLSDFGFANRSGLKNSLLSTFCGSVAYTAPEILMSKKYNGEQADLWSLGIILYAMVTGKLPFKERQPHRMLHLMRQGPTFRPGMSPGW, from the exons ATGAAGGGCAGTGCCAGGCGAAAGCTGGACCAGCTAAACTTCATGGAGCAGGTGCGCGAGTGCAGGGACAACGGCTACCTGCTGTCTTCCAGGAAGATCGGCTCTGGGGCTTTCTCCAAAGTCTACCTGGCCTACGCCACACACGAGCGCCTGCGGCATAACCCCAAGCTGGCCTCCGACCTGCGGGGCAAGCGCCATGCCATG GTGGCTATCAAGATTATCTCCACTGCCGAGGCCCCCGTGGAATTCTCCCAAAAGTTCCTGCCCCGTGAAATATCATCACTCAATGCCACCTACAAGCACCTGAACGTG GTGCAACTCTATGAGACCTACCAGAACAGCCGGCGCTCCTACTTGGTGCTGGAGTTGGCAGCCCGCGGTGACCTGCTGGAACACATCAACTCAGTGTCCGACCACCGCTGCCGCCCGGGGCTGGAAGAGGACGAGGCCCGCGGGCTGTTCTGGCAGCTGGTCAGCGCTGTGGCCCACTGCCACAGCTCTGGCATCGTGCACCG GGATCTAAAGTGTGAGAATATCCTGCTGGATGACCGAGGCCTCTTAAAGCTGAGCG ACTTTGGCTTCGCCAACCGGTCAGGCCTCAAGAACTCGCTGCTGAGCACCTTCTGTGGCTCCGTGGCCTACACAGCCCCTGAGATCCTCATGAGCAAGAAGTACAACGGGGAGCAGGCCGACCTGTGGAGCCT GGGCATCATCCTTTATGCCATGGTCACTGGGAAGCTGCCCTTCAAGGAGCGCCAGCCCCACCGCATGCTGCACCTGATGCGCCAGGGCCCCACCTTCAGGCCAGGCATGTCCCCAG GCTGGTAG